Proteins found in one Aspergillus puulaauensis MK2 DNA, chromosome 8, nearly complete sequence genomic segment:
- a CDS encoding transient receptor potential ion channel family protein (COG:S;~EggNog:ENOG410PIYC;~InterPro:IPR032800,IPR010308,IPR040241;~PFAM:PF06011,PF14558;~SECRETED:SignalP(1-24);~TransMembrane:7 (n7-18c24/25o343-368i388-410o422-446i483-503o509-528i540-559o571-600i)): MRNYITFSHLTFAVLALLPARSYAADTLSTGGLSSCLTDSDIQVQKLDIDFSRSTKKITFDVAGTNTKKQNVTATLSVTAYGNEVYTKEFDPCDDANHVDQLCPVPAGDFSASGSQVIPDEFISQIPSIAFSIPDLDGVAKLQLKSKNDDNDVACIQSELTNGKSVEVPGVSYAAAGMAGAALALSGLSALGSAGHAGSASSSPGFGEVMGWFHTMATNGMLSVNYPQVYRSFSKNFAFSTGLIPLAQMQHSIDNFRKITGGNLTENNYDYWKGLGTSSKSNQKRSLDTILGAARLVVREVETSVNGTSSGNDTSSGQESNLLSADGISNLSKELLIPQSNTFMTVLLIFAIIIAAITVGILLVKVILELWALNGSFPKMLADFRDHYWGLLARTITNLILVLYSIWVMYCVYQFSSGDSWAAQLLAGVTLAIFTALLGFFAFRIVHLARKYKKSEGDASSLYENKETWRKYSLFYDNYKKGCWWLFIPAIVYMLVKGCIIAGANGHGLVQSTGQLVVEALMLILLLWHRPYIAKSTQWINITIQVVRVLSVACVLVFVDQLGLSQTTKTVTGVILIAVQSALTGVLAILIAVNAIILCCRENPHAKRRKEAEKMNRDIDDLTPLDARESLLMDNPPRKDYCEMSKFNFTGPYEPYRDTDRLVDTEYHDDPRYGRNIGRDSRSSSNSRDSHGSPEGRHPTKPGYGFAY; the protein is encoded by the exons ATGCGAAACTACATCACCTTTTCGCACCTTACCTTTGCTGTGCTAGCCCTGTTACCGGCCAGAAGTTATGCCGCAGATACCCTGAGTACAGGAGGTCTCTCGTCGTGTTTGACCGATTCCGATATCCAGGTACAAAAACTGGACATCGACTTTTCTCGCTCTACAAAGAAAATTACCTTTGACGTGGCTGGTACAAATACCAAAAAACAGAATGTCACGGCTACACTCTCGGTCACTGCCTATGGGAACGAAGTATACACCAAGGAATTCGATCCCTGCGACGATGCCAACCATGTTGATCAACTTTGCCCTGTTCCGGCTGGCGATTTCTCCGCTTCTGGGTCCCAGGTAATACCAGACGAGTTCATAAGCCAAATTCCATCGATTGCGTTCTCAATACCGGATCTAGACGGAGTGGCAAAGCTCCAGCTCAAATCAAAGAACGATGACAACGATGTTGCTTGCATCCAGTCTGAGTTGACCAATGGAAAGTCCGTGGAAGTTCCCGGTGTCTCTTACGCTGCCGCCGGTATGGCTGGGGCGGCACTGGCTTTGAGTGGACTGTCAGCTTTGGGCTCTGCCGGACACGCAGGCTCGGCTTCTTCTAGTCCCGGCTTTGGGGAAGTTATGGGCTGGTTTCACACAATGGCAACCAATGGCATGCTTAGTGTCAACTACCCTCAAGTGTATCGCAGCTTTTCGAAGAACTTTGCATTCAGCACGGGTTTGATACCGTTGGCCCAAATGCAACATTCGATTGACAACTTCAGGAAAATCACTGGCGGAAACCTCACCGAAAACAACTATGACTATTGGAAAGGACTCGGCACTTCATCGAAGTCGAATCAAAAGCGATCCCTTGATACGATCCTCGGTGCAGCACGACTAGTTGTACGCGAGGTCGAGACTTCAGTCAACGGCACTTCTTCTGGCAACGATACCTCAAGTGGACAAGAAAGCAACCTTTTGTCAGCAGATGGAATATCGAACTTGAGCAAAGAATTGCTCATTCCTCAGTCAAATACATTCATGACCGTTTTGCTGATTTTCGCCATCATTATTGCAGCGATTACTGTGGGAATTTTGCTCGTCAAGGTAATTCTCGAGCTATGGGCACTCAATGGCTCATTTCCCAAGATGCTCGCCGATTTCCGTGACCACTATTGGGGTCTCCTTGCCAGAACAATCACGAACTTGATCCTCGTCCTTTATTCGATCTGGGTTATGTACTGTGTATACCAGTTTTCGAGTGGAGATTCCTGGGCTGCACAGCTCCTTGCGGGTGTGACCCTGGCCATTTTCACTGCTCTTCTCGGATTCTTCGCTTTCCGCATAGTACATCTAGCCCGCAAGTACAAGAAATCCGAAGGCGACGCGTCCTCATTGTATGAGAACAAGGAGACTTGGCGAAAATACAGTCTCTTTTACGACAACTATAAGAAAGGTTGTTGGTGGCTCTTTATCCCGGCTATCGTTTATATGCTTGTCAAAGGTTGTATCATTGCTGGTGCTAATGGGCACGGGCTCGTCCAATCTACTGGTCAACTCGTCGTCGAGGCGCTGATGCTGATTCTTTTGCTCTGGCACCGCCCATATATCGCCAAATCGACCCAATGGATCAACATCACGATTCAAGTAGTCCGCGTTTTGTCAGTTGCCTGCGTCTTAGTTTTTGTCGACCAACTGGGCCTCTCACAAACCACCAAGACCGTCACTGGCGTGATCTTGATTGCCGTACAATCTGCCTTGACCGGTGTTCTTGCTATTCTTATTGCTGTCAATGCTATTATTCTCTGCTGTCGCGAGAACCCCCATGCCAAGCGAAGGAAGGAAGCTG AAAAAATGAACCGTGATATTGATGATCTTACGCCCCTCGATGCTCGCGAATCACTCCTCATGGACAATCCCCCACGTAAAGACTATTGCGAGATGAGTAAATTCAATTTCACAGGTCCATACGAACCCTACCGGGACACCGACCGCCTCGTGGACACCGAGTACCACGATGATCCCCGGTATGGTCGTAACATAGGCCGAGAcagtcgcagcagcagcaacagccgcgACAGTCACGGCTCCCCCGAAGGCCGTCATCCGACAAAGCCTGGGTATGGCTTTGCATATTGA
- the GYP1 gene encoding GTPase-activating protein GYP1 (BUSCO:EOG09261YLQ;~COG:U;~EggNog:ENOG410PHR5;~InterPro:IPR035969,IPR000195;~PFAM:PF00566) — MGTRRAQQQEMVQVDRSEQSASPFWKARSVSENQRPSPSSDPNIVVGASYSHANISNGLPQQHTRPRTPPRPSSNNSSHLSPSPHRSVGWAASPRASYSGIMNQELGLWSHDGTKGKIADDEGDAEEDIVYDDDEDEFGLPSIASMRKRQSRKTDVFQPKVAPVGKLEDKHSTLGVNLSSNRQRANSSDIAEERDIPLYPTTRKGDGKILRPQYKDILKDPVNALNIINHTTPPKSASPKDMDAYTSRISRINKFKRLLQASIVPLTDLRNLAWSGVPDEVRAMTWQLLLGYLPTNSERRIATLERKRKEYLDGVRQAFERNSAATTGIPPPSTTGRGRGLDEAIWHQISIDVPRTSPHIQLYSYEATQRSLERILYLWAIRHPASGYVQGINDLVTPLWQVFLGVYVTDLNVEEGMDPGQLPRSVLDAVEADSFWCLTKLLDGIQDNYIYAQPGIQRQVRALRDLTMRIDATLAKHLEQEGVEFMQFSFRWMNCLLMREMSVQNTIRMWDTYMAEEQGFSRFHLYVCAAFLVKWTDQLVKMDFQEIMMFLQALPTRDWTEKDIELLLSEAYIWQSLFQDSRAHLRPSTGDHTPDNGFQ; from the exons ATGGGTACGAGAAGGGCTCAGCAGCAG GAAATGGTCCAGGTTG ACCGTTCCGA ACAATCGGCCTCCCCCTTCTGGAAAGCCAGATCGGTATCCGAGAATCAAAggccctctccctcgtctgATCCGAACATTGTCGTTGGTGCCTCATACTCTCACGCCAATATATCGAA TGGATTGCCCCAGCAACATACGCGGCCCCGAAcgcctcctcgtccgtctTCTAATAATTCCTCACACTTatctccttcccctcatcGATCGGTGGGATGGGCCGCGTCACCACGCGCATCATATTCCGGCATCATGAATCAAGAGCTTGGGCTGTGGAGCCATGATGGTACCAAGGGGAAGAtcgctgatgatgaaggtgatgcggaagaggatattgtatatgacgatgatgaggacgagtttGGACTTCCAAGCATTGCAAGTATGCGGAAGAGACAAAGTCGAAAAACTGATGTGTTTCAGCCCAAAGTTGCACCGGTTGGTAAACTTGAGGACAAACATTCAACTCTTGGAGTGAACCTATCAAGCAATAGACAACGAGCAAATAGTTCTGATATCGCCGAAGAACGGGATATTCCACTATACCCAACGACTCGGAAGGGGGACGGTAAAATCCTACGGCCTCAGTACAAAGATATTTTGAAAG ATCCGGTGAACGCCTTGAATATCATTAATCATACTACGCCCCCAAAAAGTGCATCGCCGAAAGATATGGACGCGTATACGAGTCGCATATCAAGGATCAACAAATTCAAGCGTCTCTTGCAGGCGAGTATTGTGCCATTAACGGATTTGAGAAACCTCGCTTGGTCGGGCGTCCCTGATGAGGTACGAGCTATGACTTGGCAACTCCTTCTCGGTTATCTTCCCACAAATAGCGAACGGCGAATCGCGACTCTTGAACGAAAACGAAAAGAGTATCTAGACGGGGTTCGGCAGGCATTCGAGCGCAATAGTGCTGCAACTACCGGAATTCCACCGCCTTCAACTACTGGACGTGGCCGGGGTCTTGATGAGGCAATTTGGCATCAAATCAGCATTGATGTTCCTCGCACCAGCCCTCATATCCAACTCTACAGTTATGAAGCCACTCAACGATCATTGGAAAGGATCCTGTATCTATGGGCGATCCGACACCCCGCTAGCGGTTATGTTCAAGGTATAAATGACCTTGTTACCCCGCTATGGCAAGTGTTTCTAGGAGTTTATGTTACGGATCTCAATGTTGAAGAGGGTATGGATCCCGGCCAACTTCCTCGGAGTGTGCTCGACGCGGTGGAGGCAGATTCCTTCTGGTGCCTGACCAAACTACTGGATGGAATTCAGGATAACTACATCTATGCTCAGCCTGGTATTCAAAGGCAAGTAAGGGCTTTGCGTGATTTGACCATGCGTATTGATGCCACCCTGGCGAAACACCTAGAGCAAGAGGGGGTTGAATTCATGCAATTCAGTTTTCGGTGGATGAACTGTTTACTCATGCGTGAAATGAGTGTGCAAAACACAATAAGAATGTGGGACACGTATATG GCCGAAGAACAGGGCTTCTCGCGATTCCATCTGTACGTATGTGCGGCATTCCTTGTCAAGTGGACAGACCAATTGGTGAAAATGGATTTTCAG GAAATAATGATGTTTCTCCAAGCGCTCCCGACGAGAGACTGGACAGAAAAGGATATTGAGCTACTTCTCAGTGAGGCATACATCTGGCAAAGTCTCTTTCAAGATTCTCGAGCCCATCTTCGTCCAAGCACGGGCGATCATACACCCGATAACGGATTTCAATAA